In one window of Desulfomicrobium macestii DNA:
- a CDS encoding DNA-directed RNA polymerase subunit alpha — protein MSSTYSGDKKVYVRNWAELVRPEQLEKDPKCNDMYGRFVCEPLERGFGTTIGNALRRVLLSSLQGAAPVSVNIQGIQHEFTTIPGVNEDVTDIVLNLKQLRVAMNTPEPQRVQLIANAKGEVTASAIVENQHIKILNPELHIATLSEDIDLVMNLEFRMGKGYVPAEMHEDLDSEIGVITLDSSFSPIRKVAYAVEQARVGQMTNYDKLIIEVWTDGSITPDDALAFSAKILKEQLTVFINFDEGSADIEKAKSKPQDKINENLFKNIEDLELPVRASNCLKSAGIHIVGELVQKTEADLLKTKNFGRKSLEDIRRVLESMGLDFGIRVDNFDELYQDWLKRNEEDEA, from the coding sequence ATGAGTTCTACGTATAGCGGAGACAAAAAAGTTTACGTCCGAAATTGGGCAGAGCTTGTCAGACCGGAACAACTTGAAAAAGATCCGAAGTGCAATGATATGTACGGTCGATTCGTGTGTGAGCCTCTGGAAAGAGGTTTTGGCACCACGATTGGAAACGCATTGCGTCGGGTTCTTCTTTCTTCTCTTCAGGGCGCGGCTCCGGTGTCGGTCAATATTCAGGGCATTCAGCATGAATTCACAACCATTCCCGGCGTCAATGAAGACGTCACCGACATAGTTCTGAACTTGAAACAATTGCGTGTGGCCATGAACACTCCCGAGCCACAGCGGGTTCAGCTCATCGCCAATGCCAAAGGCGAAGTCACGGCGTCTGCAATTGTTGAAAATCAGCATATTAAGATACTCAATCCTGAGTTGCATATCGCGACTCTGTCCGAAGATATCGATTTGGTCATGAACCTCGAGTTTCGCATGGGCAAGGGATATGTCCCCGCCGAGATGCACGAGGACTTGGACAGCGAGATCGGTGTTATCACCCTAGACTCGAGCTTTTCTCCCATCCGTAAGGTTGCTTACGCAGTGGAGCAGGCTCGTGTCGGGCAGATGACCAATTATGACAAATTGATCATCGAGGTTTGGACCGACGGTTCCATCACTCCGGATGATGCCTTGGCTTTCAGTGCCAAGATTCTGAAAGAGCAGTTGACTGTTTTCATCAATTTCGATGAAGGCTCGGCTGATATCGAGAAGGCCAAATCCAAGCCCCAGGACAAGATCAACGAAAATCTCTTCAAGAACATCGAAGATCTTGAACTTCCCGTAAGAGCTAGCAACTGCCTCAAAAGCGCCGGCATCCATATTGTTGGCGAACTGGTTCAAAAGACCGAGGCTGATCTGCTGAAGACCAAGAATTTCGGTCGCAAGTCTCTTGAAGACATTCGCCGGGTTCTTGAGAGCATGGGACTGGATTTCGGAATCAGAGTCGATAATTTTGACGAATTGTACCAGGATTGGTTAAAGAGGAACGAAGAAGATGAGGCATAG
- the rplQ gene encoding 50S ribosomal protein L17, which translates to MRHRKAGRKLGRTWEHRKALMKNMARSLVEHERIRTTEAKAKELSIFADKLITMALQDTLHARRQAFTVLGSHHSVKKLFDEIGPRFKEVPGGYTRVVKFGIPRVGDSAPMALIEFTRLSDKFAETAGSEAATPEATEEA; encoded by the coding sequence ATGAGGCATAGAAAAGCTGGTCGAAAACTGGGTCGCACGTGGGAGCACCGCAAGGCCCTGATGAAAAATATGGCTCGCTCTTTGGTAGAACATGAGCGGATTCGTACGACTGAAGCCAAAGCCAAGGAACTGAGCATCTTTGCTGACAAGCTCATCACGATGGCACTTCAGGATACCCTGCATGCTCGCAGGCAGGCCTTTACGGTTCTGGGAAGCCATCACAGTGTAAAAAAGCTGTTCGATGAAATTGGTCCCCGCTTCAAGGAAGTTCCTGGCGGTTACACCAGAGTCGTCAAGTTCGGTATTCCTCGTGTTGGCGACAGCGCCCCCATGGCTCTTATCGAATTCACCCGTTTGAGCGACAAGTTTGCTGAAACAGCCGGTTCCGAGGCCGCAACCCCGGAAGCTACTGAAGAAGCTTAG
- a CDS encoding selenium metabolism-associated LysR family transcriptional regulator — protein sequence MDIRKIEAFSKVYEHCSFSKAGKSLYLSQPTISAHVASLEQELEVQLFDRIGRSVVPTKAGEVLYEHAKKIFEASELAISELRKLQDRITGKLDLGGSTIPANYIMPEILAKFWQNYPEVIMDLRIGDSEDIVTQVRDNALMLGVVGAVFESPDLHYEKIASDSLVLAMTPALYAKHRHLSEDDLLRALPWVMREEGSGTRVAMAESIAKFGIDIHSLRTVIMVRNAGAMSRCLSAGMGASITSAITIHDELATGALVAVDLPGLQMERSFHVVFNRKRSLFPAAIKLIEFLKNNAQNIAVRSKP from the coding sequence ATGGATATTCGCAAAATTGAGGCATTTTCAAAGGTTTACGAACACTGCAGTTTCTCCAAGGCGGGAAAGTCGCTGTACCTTTCTCAGCCGACAATCAGTGCTCATGTTGCTTCGCTGGAGCAGGAACTTGAAGTGCAGCTTTTTGACCGAATCGGCCGCAGTGTCGTTCCTACAAAAGCCGGGGAAGTGCTCTATGAGCATGCCAAGAAGATTTTTGAAGCCTCCGAATTGGCGATTTCCGAGCTTAGAAAACTCCAGGATCGCATTACCGGCAAACTCGATCTGGGCGGAAGCACCATTCCTGCAAATTACATCATGCCGGAAATTCTTGCAAAATTTTGGCAGAATTACCCGGAAGTGATAATGGATTTGCGCATAGGCGACTCCGAGGATATCGTTACGCAAGTACGTGACAACGCACTAATGCTTGGGGTGGTCGGCGCTGTTTTTGAATCTCCCGACCTTCACTATGAAAAGATTGCGAGCGATTCCCTTGTCCTGGCCATGACTCCGGCACTCTACGCAAAACATCGCCATCTTTCGGAGGATGATCTTTTGCGAGCCCTGCCATGGGTGATGCGCGAGGAAGGCTCCGGGACGCGCGTGGCCATGGCCGAGAGCATCGCCAAGTTCGGTATCGACATTCATTCCTTGCGGACGGTCATCATGGTTCGCAACGCCGGTGCCATGTCTCGCTGTCTTTCTGCCGGCATGGGCGCTTCCATCACCTCCGCCATCACCATCCACGACGAGCTTGCGACAGGAGCCTTGGTGGCCGTTGACCTTCCCGGTTTGCAGATGGAGCGGTCCTTCCATGTCGTTTTCAACAGGAAGAGATCCCTGTTTCCTGCTGCCATCAAGCTGATAGAATTTTTAAAGAACAACGCCCAGAACATCGCTGTGAGGTCTAAACCGTGA
- the selD gene encoding selenide, water dikinase SelD, with protein MKNTPLVQTVSAAGUAAKLAPGDLEQALLGLNFESDERILAGMGNSEDAAIVRFPDGKALVQTLDFFTPIVNDPFRFGQIAAANSLSDVYAMGGVPYVAMNIVCFPIATMDVSILREILRGGLLKVQEAGAMLVGGHSVQDKEIKYGLSVSGFVDPDRYATNAGLRPGDVLILTKPIGTGVLATAIKGNWEGCDGFEDDVYRWASRLNRVPGEAVARFRLKAATDITGFGLGGHALEMATASDCSISIDVSSVPIMDHALDLARVGLLPLGSHANKHFCHKTVEASSALDPVLLDLMYDAQTSGGMLLGVPPELLGDVRAWLRDGGEMAAEIGVVEPPRGDGKRLLLC; from the coding sequence GTGAAAAATACGCCACTGGTTCAAACGGTAAGCGCAGCAGGTTGAGCTGCCAAATTGGCTCCAGGGGACTTGGAGCAGGCATTGCTTGGACTGAATTTCGAGAGTGATGAGCGGATTCTCGCCGGAATGGGAAACAGCGAGGACGCAGCCATCGTGCGTTTTCCCGACGGCAAGGCGTTGGTTCAGACTCTGGATTTTTTTACGCCTATCGTGAACGATCCGTTCAGGTTCGGCCAAATCGCGGCGGCCAATTCGCTTTCCGACGTCTATGCCATGGGCGGTGTTCCGTATGTGGCCATGAACATCGTGTGTTTTCCCATTGCGACCATGGATGTTTCCATACTGCGCGAAATCCTGCGCGGCGGGCTGCTCAAGGTCCAGGAGGCCGGAGCCATGCTGGTTGGCGGACACAGCGTCCAGGACAAAGAGATCAAATACGGATTGTCGGTCTCAGGTTTTGTCGATCCCGACAGATATGCCACTAACGCTGGCCTGCGCCCTGGAGATGTCCTTATTTTGACCAAGCCCATCGGCACAGGCGTTTTGGCAACGGCCATCAAAGGGAATTGGGAGGGATGTGACGGATTTGAGGATGATGTGTACCGCTGGGCGTCACGTCTCAACCGTGTTCCGGGTGAAGCGGTTGCCAGATTCAGGCTCAAGGCCGCAACGGACATCACCGGTTTCGGTCTTGGGGGGCATGCTCTTGAGATGGCCACAGCCTCGGATTGTTCCATATCGATAGACGTCTCTTCCGTGCCCATCATGGATCACGCCCTTGATCTGGCCCGGGTAGGTCTTTTGCCCCTTGGCAGTCACGCCAACAAGCATTTTTGCCACAAGACGGTTGAAGCCTCGTCCGCACTTGATCCCGTGTTGCTTGATCTTATGTATGATGCGCAGACTTCAGGCGGAATGCTCCTTGGCGTGCCGCCTGAGTTGCTCGGTGACGTGCGTGCGTGGCTGCGTGATGGCGGCGAAATGGCGGCCGAGATCGGGGTCGTGGAGCCGCCGCGCGGCGATGGGAAACGGCTTTTGCTGTGTTGA